In Streptococcus respiraculi, one DNA window encodes the following:
- a CDS encoding tyrosine-type recombinase/integrase, producing MTIRREKNGSWTVDISDGFHPITQKRIRIVRKGAKTKKEALELEQHLRIVKLKEKQFDFLITTDMLFDLLEEEDRQNNRKISYISTQRNNYERHIKPYFENTNLNKLNYNHIFEFREHLKTKSKKQDNNSLLSNNTINKIIVLLKKIFDTGARNSLIDKNPVKNLRKLPINKPAINFWSVEEFSKFRKLITDDEKSYDLFFTLAFFTGMRMGEILALNWHDIDLISNTIHITKTAYFVNNTNHINTTKTRAGTRYITINNKLAVMLGEWKQKQSKLLNEFTKNTDNLQIIQSTPITMTKNMVDKKFKQLLARSNELKKIRIHDLRHSHASLLINQGEDYLVVKERLGHASITTTIDTYSHLYPSKQKTLANKLDELF from the coding sequence ATGACAATTAGAAGAGAAAAAAACGGTAGTTGGACAGTTGATATTTCTGACGGTTTTCACCCAATAACCCAGAAAAGGATACGAATAGTCCGCAAAGGTGCAAAAACAAAAAAAGAGGCTTTAGAATTAGAACAGCACCTTCGTATTGTTAAACTAAAAGAAAAACAATTTGACTTCTTGATAACAACTGATATGCTCTTTGATTTACTTGAAGAAGAAGATAGGCAAAACAATAGAAAAATTAGTTATATTAGCACACAAAGAAACAATTATGAAAGGCATATAAAACCTTATTTTGAGAATACTAATTTAAATAAACTAAACTACAATCATATCTTCGAGTTTAGAGAACATTTAAAAACAAAAAGCAAAAAACAGGATAATAATAGTCTACTTAGTAACAATACTATCAATAAAATTATAGTACTGCTCAAAAAGATATTTGATACTGGCGCAAGAAACTCTCTAATAGATAAAAACCCTGTTAAAAACTTAAGGAAACTCCCGATTAATAAACCTGCTATCAACTTTTGGAGTGTCGAAGAATTTAGTAAATTTAGAAAACTTATTACAGACGATGAAAAAAGTTATGATCTGTTCTTTACCCTTGCTTTCTTTACTGGTATGCGTATGGGCGAGATACTCGCATTGAACTGGCATGATATAGATTTAATATCAAACACCATACATATTACAAAAACTGCATACTTTGTCAATAATACAAACCATATCAACACAACAAAAACTAGAGCAGGAACTAGATACATTACAATCAATAATAAGTTAGCCGTTATGCTAGGAGAATGGAAGCAGAAGCAATCTAAACTCCTAAATGAGTTTACAAAAAACACTGATAATCTTCAAATTATTCAAAGTACCCCCATAACAATGACCAAAAATATGGTCGATAAAAAATTTAAGCAGCTACTGGCTAGGAGCAATGAGCTGAAAAAGATACGTATACACGATTTAAGGCACTCTCATGCTTCATTACTAATCAATCAAGGAGAAGATTACCTAGTTGTAAAAGAACGCCTTGGACACGCTTCTATAACGACTACGATTGATACATACTCTCATCTATACCCTAGCAAACAGAAAACACTAGCTAACAAGTTAGATGAACTTTTTTAA
- a CDS encoding DUF3173 family protein codes for MILTITKADLVALGFSNGTSKSIIRQGKELLVARGFKVYQNKRIGTIPVTVANELLGFDISLGMQNDN; via the coding sequence ATGATTTTAACAATAACAAAAGCAGATTTGGTTGCTCTTGGCTTTTCCAACGGAACATCTAAAAGCATTATACGCCAAGGAAAAGAACTTCTAGTTGCTAGAGGGTTTAAGGTATACCAAAACAAACGTATCGGTACTATACCTGTTACAGTAGCAAATGAACTACTCGGATTTGATATTTCTTTAGGAATGCAAAATGACAATTAG
- a CDS encoding replication initiation factor domain-containing protein: protein MFENEDKKLKINDLRKVQNTFNSENHKEKIEVSIDRLTLLVDVPNPIFLIGDLRNALLEELQGYVEYSVRSTDYKNFSLEYVREDGDSVNLIYFELSMTGEILLRLDFNPNTLKEYGVMEVWQKIMMFLRLQGDGIRLSRFDLAFDIFNLPSVITVKHIKGGSKSTFYYGRASELETVYWGSRASNVQVRLYDKNKERLQKGKLTIADLEVNPYWWRFEMQLRTKAINADMVSEVMKRLENFGIYDYSKLGRNKVFTYIFFQDESMLPYVFDNLSRESVNKNKQRLRKKLRELDNEFSRKLITTLREQSPKLAKELKQYTQEFLGFE, encoded by the coding sequence ATGTTTGAAAATGAAGATAAAAAGCTGAAAATCAATGATTTGAGAAAAGTTCAAAACACTTTTAATTCTGAAAATCACAAGGAAAAAATCGAAGTGAGTATAGATCGTCTGACTCTATTGGTGGATGTCCCTAATCCTATTTTTCTAATTGGAGATTTGAGAAATGCGTTGTTGGAAGAGTTGCAAGGGTATGTAGAATATTCTGTGAGAAGTACGGACTATAAGAATTTCTCACTTGAGTACGTGAGAGAAGATGGTGACAGTGTTAATTTAATCTATTTTGAACTATCTATGACAGGAGAAATTCTGCTACGACTAGATTTCAATCCGAATACTCTGAAAGAATATGGTGTTATGGAGGTTTGGCAAAAAATCATGATGTTTTTAAGGTTGCAAGGTGATGGAATTCGTTTATCACGTTTTGACTTAGCTTTTGATATTTTCAATCTGCCATCAGTTATTACTGTAAAGCATATCAAAGGAGGGAGTAAATCGACGTTTTATTATGGACGAGCTTCTGAATTGGAAACTGTTTATTGGGGTAGTCGTGCTAGTAACGTACAAGTTCGTCTGTATGACAAAAACAAGGAGCGATTACAAAAAGGTAAATTGACTATTGCGGATTTAGAAGTCAATCCTTACTGGTGGCGATTTGAAATGCAACTGCGGACTAAGGCAATCAATGCGGATATGGTATCAGAGGTCATGAAACGATTAGAAAATTTTGGAATTTATGATTATTCTAAGTTAGGTAGAAACAAGGTATTCACCTATATTTTCTTTCAAGATGAAAGCATGTTACCATATGTTTTTGATAATTTGTCAAGAGAAAGCGTAAATAAAAACAAGCAACGACTACGGAAAAAACTTCGGGAGTTAGATAATGAATTTAGCAGAAAGCTGATAACTACATTACGTGAACAATCTCCTAAGCTAGCAAAGGAGCTGAAACAGTATACACAAGAATTTCTAGGTTTTGAATAA
- a CDS encoding helix-turn-helix domain-containing protein, with protein MTFLIHNFGKNLSRLRKEKGLTQDELAQSIGVQKAAISKMELGTSYPSFSNLDKIAEFFKATPNQLFGTPRDIEIEKAIYKTDEYDEKAKTILSALKQWEQFEESEAYCDLLWLTRGPELVTKDGDPLYEDFDGRITNSPDYPRGMAYGLSPIEMILKSKVDIEELAKKVQFIEENKELLKK; from the coding sequence ATGACATTTCTTATTCATAATTTCGGAAAGAATTTATCTCGCTTGAGGAAGGAAAAAGGACTTACTCAAGATGAATTAGCCCAAAGTATAGGAGTCCAAAAAGCAGCCATCTCTAAAATGGAATTAGGAACAAGTTATCCTAGCTTTTCTAATTTAGATAAAATTGCTGAGTTCTTTAAAGCAACACCAAATCAGTTGTTTGGTACTCCTAGAGATATTGAAATCGAAAAAGCTATCTATAAAACTGACGAATACGATGAAAAAGCAAAGACTATTTTGAGCGCATTGAAGCAATGGGAACAATTTGAGGAAAGTGAAGCTTATTGTGATTTATTATGGTTAACAAGAGGTCCAGAATTAGTTACAAAAGATGGAGACCCTTTGTATGAAGACTTTGATGGAAGAATTACTAATAGTCCAGATTATCCAAGGGGAATGGCTTATGGACTATCTCCAATTGAGATGATTTTGAAGAGTAAAGTGGATATAGAGGAGTTAGCTAAAAAAGTCCAGTTTATAGAAGAAAATAAGGAACTATTGAAGAAATGA
- a CDS encoding zinc-dependent MarR family transcriptional regulator: MEQLAHQIDQSLHEIILSSENQLEILVGTCRSEMRLTNTQEHILMLIENNAFTNKEIAKQLNVSQAAITKAIKALIAQDLLVAVRDSRDARIVRYSLTDLAKPIADEHAHHHAHTLASYEELVEQYSEDEQAIISRFLTDLVKKIRKEV, translated from the coding sequence ATGGAACAATTAGCTCATCAGATTGATCAGAGTTTACATGAGATTATACTGAGTTCAGAGAATCAGTTAGAGATTTTGGTGGGGACTTGCCGGAGCGAGATGCGCCTGACCAATACGCAAGAGCATATTTTGATGCTGATTGAAAACAATGCGTTTACGAATAAAGAAATTGCAAAGCAGTTAAATGTGAGTCAAGCTGCAATCACGAAGGCCATTAAGGCTTTGATTGCGCAGGACTTGCTGGTGGCGGTTCGGGATAGTCGCGATGCTCGTATTGTTCGTTATAGCTTGACGGATTTAGCAAAGCCGATTGCGGATGAGCATGCTCATCATCACGCGCATACGCTGGCATCTTATGAAGAATTGGTTGAACAGTATTCGGAAGATGAGCAAGCAATTATTAGTCGTTTTTTGACAGATTTAGTAAAGAAGATTCGGAAGGAAGTATGA
- a CDS encoding metal ABC transporter ATP-binding protein: MRYITVEDLSFVYDQEPVLEHIHYHLDSGEFVTLTGENGAAKTTLIKATLGILKPKKGKVTISETSVSGKKLRMAYLPQQIASFNVGFPSTVYEFVKSGRYPRQGWFRRLTSHDEEHIRTSLDSVGMWEHKDKRLGSLSGGQKQRAVIARMFASDPDIFILDEPTTGMDSGTKAAFYELMHHSAKRHGKSILMITHDADELRDYADRNIYLVRDQSSPWRCFNVHDHDKDEEVTHA, encoded by the coding sequence ATGAGATATATTACAGTAGAGGACCTGTCGTTTGTATATGATCAGGAACCTGTTCTGGAGCACATTCATTATCATTTAGATAGTGGGGAGTTTGTGACCTTGACAGGTGAAAATGGGGCAGCAAAGACGACCCTAATTAAGGCGACTTTGGGAATTTTAAAGCCTAAGAAGGGGAAGGTGACCATTTCAGAGACGAGCGTTAGTGGGAAAAAGTTGAGAATGGCCTATTTGCCCCAGCAGATTGCAAGTTTTAATGTTGGCTTTCCTAGTACGGTCTATGAGTTTGTGAAATCGGGACGCTATCCGCGTCAGGGGTGGTTTCGTAGGCTGACTAGTCATGATGAGGAACATATTCGAACGAGTTTAGACTCTGTTGGGATGTGGGAGCATAAAGATAAGCGGCTGGGGTCTTTGAGTGGCGGTCAGAAGCAGCGTGCGGTGATTGCTCGCATGTTTGCTTCGGACCCTGATATTTTTATTTTGGATGAGCCGACGACTGGTATGGACAGTGGAACGAAAGCTGCTTTTTATGAACTGATGCACCATAGTGCGAAAAGGCATGGCAAGTCGATTTTGATGATTACACATGATGCGGATGAATTGCGTGACTATGCGGACCGTAATATCTATTTGGTACGGGATCAGTCCTCTCCTTGGCGGTGTTTCAATGTTCATGATCATGATAAGGACGAGGAGGTGACACATGCTTAG
- a CDS encoding metal ABC transporter permease translates to MLSVLDFSIFHYEFMQRAFLAIIAMSLFSPILGIFLILRRQSLMSDTLSHVSLAGVAFGLVLGISPTISTMLVVIVAAIFLEYLRTLYRSFMEIGTAILMSTGLAVSLIVMSRSGGKSSLSLEQYLFGSIVTISQEQVIALFAIAVVVLVLTLLFLRPMYILTFDEDTAFVDGLPVRAMSIAFNVVTGVAIALMIPAAGALLVSTIMVLPASIALRLGKSFKMVIVMGMVIGFVGMLSGLFLSYYAETPASASITLIFIAIFLLVNLVTKFKK, encoded by the coding sequence ATGCTTAGTGTACTTGATTTCTCGATTTTCCATTATGAATTTATGCAACGTGCCTTTCTAGCGATTATCGCGATGAGCTTATTTTCACCCATATTAGGAATTTTTCTTATTTTACGTCGTCAGAGTTTGATGAGTGATACTCTCAGTCATGTGTCGTTAGCTGGTGTGGCTTTTGGGCTTGTATTGGGGATCTCACCGACGATTTCTACGATGCTGGTAGTGATTGTTGCGGCAATCTTTTTGGAATACCTGCGGACCTTGTATAGGAGTTTTATGGAGATTGGGACAGCGATTCTCATGTCTACTGGTCTTGCAGTTTCCTTGATTGTTATGAGCCGTTCAGGTGGAAAGAGTAGCCTGAGCTTGGAGCAGTATTTATTTGGCTCCATTGTGACGATTAGCCAGGAGCAGGTGATTGCTCTCTTTGCGATTGCGGTGGTGGTACTGGTTTTAACCTTGCTCTTTTTACGTCCTATGTATATTCTGACTTTTGATGAGGATACGGCTTTTGTAGATGGCCTGCCTGTTCGTGCCATGTCGATTGCCTTTAATGTAGTGACAGGAGTAGCGATTGCGCTCATGATTCCAGCAGCAGGAGCATTGCTAGTATCAACGATTATGGTCTTGCCTGCATCGATTGCGCTTCGCTTGGGAAAAAGTTTTAAAATGGTGATTGTGATGGGGATGGTAATTGGCTTTGTCGGTATGCTTTCGGGTCTATTTCTGTCCTATTATGCAGAAACACCAGCCAGTGCAAGTATCACCTTGATTTTTATTGCAATCTTTTTGTTGGTCAATTTGGTTACTAAATTTAAAAAATAG
- a CDS encoding zinc ABC transporter substrate-binding protein AdcA, with the protein MKKVLTCLAGLLALFLVACGSESTSKNKDIQVVTTFYPVYEFTKQVVGEEADVSLLVKAGTEPHDFEPSAKNIAEIQEADVFVYENENMETWVPDVLKSVDDKKVSVVKATEGMLLLPGGEEEEEHEHGEEGHHHDYDPHVWLSPERAIRLVENIRDGLVAKYPEKKEVFEKNAATYIGKLEALHVDYQTSLSAAKQKYFVTQHTAFAYLALDYGLKQVSITGVSADQEPTPARLAELTKYIKQYGIKYIYFEENASKAVAETLSKETGVELAVLNPLESLTDEAVKNGADYISVMKDNLKALEKTTNQAGTDILPEDGAETAKTVYAGYFEDSAVKDRKLSDYAGEWQSVYPYLVNGTFNQVFDYKAKLSGQMTAEEYKTYYEKGYKTDVEQIKITDDTMEFVVKGQSEKYTYKYIGYKILNYKKGNRGVRFLFEATEADAGRFKYVQFSDHNIAPVKTGHFHIYFGGESQEKLLEELENWPTYYPDSLTGLEIGQEMLSH; encoded by the coding sequence ATGAAAAAAGTTTTAACATGTCTTGCGGGCTTATTAGCCTTGTTCTTAGTGGCTTGTGGTTCAGAAAGCACCTCAAAAAATAAGGATATCCAGGTAGTAACGACCTTTTATCCAGTCTATGAATTTACTAAGCAAGTGGTGGGGGAAGAAGCTGATGTTTCTCTCCTTGTGAAGGCGGGTACGGAGCCTCATGATTTTGAGCCTTCGGCGAAAAATATCGCAGAAATTCAAGAGGCCGATGTCTTTGTCTATGAAAACGAAAACATGGAAACATGGGTACCAGATGTATTGAAATCCGTTGACGACAAAAAAGTCAGTGTGGTTAAGGCGACAGAAGGGATGTTGCTATTGCCAGGTGGTGAGGAAGAAGAGGAGCACGAGCATGGTGAGGAAGGACATCACCATGACTATGATCCGCATGTCTGGCTCTCGCCAGAGCGTGCAATCCGTTTGGTAGAAAATATTCGAGATGGCTTAGTTGCAAAGTATCCAGAGAAAAAAGAAGTATTTGAAAAAAATGCTGCTACCTATATTGGGAAGTTGGAAGCCTTACATGTGGATTATCAAACAAGTTTATCTGCTGCAAAACAAAAATATTTCGTCACTCAGCATACTGCATTTGCCTATTTAGCCCTGGATTATGGCTTGAAGCAGGTATCGATTACAGGAGTATCAGCAGATCAAGAACCGACACCAGCTCGTTTGGCAGAGTTGACTAAGTACATCAAGCAATACGGTATCAAGTATATCTATTTTGAAGAAAATGCTTCAAAAGCGGTAGCCGAAACCTTGTCAAAAGAGACAGGTGTGGAGTTGGCTGTTCTAAATCCATTGGAAAGTCTGACGGATGAGGCTGTGAAGAATGGGGCGGATTACATTTCAGTCATGAAAGATAATCTGAAGGCTTTGGAAAAAACGACGAATCAAGCAGGAACAGATATTCTACCAGAAGACGGAGCTGAGACAGCAAAAACAGTCTATGCAGGTTATTTTGAGGATAGTGCGGTCAAAGATCGGAAGCTATCTGATTATGCGGGAGAATGGCAGTCTGTGTATCCATATCTAGTCAATGGTACTTTTAATCAAGTATTTGATTATAAGGCAAAATTAAGCGGTCAGATGACAGCAGAAGAATACAAGACTTATTATGAAAAGGGCTATAAAACAGATGTTGAACAGATCAAGATCACAGATGATACCATGGAGTTTGTCGTCAAAGGGCAGTCTGAAAAGTATACTTATAAATATATTGGTTATAAAATCTTGAACTACAAGAAAGGAAATCGTGGTGTTCGTTTCTTGTTTGAAGCGACCGAAGCTGATGCGGGACGTTTCAAGTATGTTCAGTTTAGTGACCATAATATTGCACCGGTAAAAACAGGTCATTTCCATATCTACTTTGGTGGAGAGAGTCAAGAAAAATTACTTGAAGAATTGGAGAATTGGCCAACCTATTATCCAGATAGTTTGACAGGTCTTGAAATCGGTCAAGAAATGCTATCGCATTAA
- a CDS encoding CopY/TcrY family copper transport repressor has translation MEQMISAAEWQVMRVIWAHPGYTSSQILSALQEGFAWQVSTVKTLLGRLRKKSYLEMKKVGGQYYYYPLVEEREHVQLQLQLLLHAMCSTKHGDLVSQLLEVGQFSRSDLQSLGERIAQQESSAPEQIACHCLAGQCTCHHHKENIHAKN, from the coding sequence ATGGAACAAATGATATCAGCTGCTGAGTGGCAGGTGATGCGTGTAATTTGGGCTCATCCAGGGTATACCTCGAGTCAGATTCTCTCGGCTTTACAAGAAGGATTTGCCTGGCAGGTTTCGACGGTTAAGACCCTCTTAGGACGGTTGCGGAAAAAATCCTATTTGGAAATGAAAAAAGTGGGTGGCCAGTATTACTACTATCCTTTAGTAGAGGAAAGAGAGCACGTGCAACTCCAGCTTCAACTGCTACTGCATGCGATGTGTTCTACTAAGCATGGCGATTTGGTTAGCCAGCTCTTAGAAGTGGGACAGTTTTCGCGTTCAGATTTACAGAGTCTAGGAGAACGAATCGCTCAACAAGAATCATCAGCACCAGAGCAAATTGCCTGTCATTGTTTAGCAGGCCAGTGTACTTGTCATCATCATAAGGAGAATATCCATGCAAAAAATTAA
- a CDS encoding heavy-metal-associated domain-containing protein, whose translation MQKIKLSNLSCQNCVRHVKDHFQAMSGVEEVSIDLTHQIATVATTVSYTLSDYQASLVDTVYEALELVD comes from the coding sequence ATGCAAAAAATTAAGTTAAGCAATCTATCATGCCAAAATTGTGTCAGACATGTAAAAGATCATTTTCAGGCGATGTCTGGTGTAGAGGAAGTATCAATTGATTTAACACATCAAATCGCAACAGTAGCGACAACTGTTAGCTATACGCTATCCGATTATCAAGCAAGCCTTGTTGATACGGTTTATGAGGCGCTTGAGCTAGTGGATTAA